A window of Halobacteriovorax sp. DA5 contains these coding sequences:
- the murA gene encoding UDP-N-acetylglucosamine 1-carboxyvinyltransferase produces the protein MDKIIVKGPARLSGEVEISPAKNAYLPILAAILLTDKKVTLTNLPKLRDINTMLKLLEMMGVECNRDGKNVTFDASTLSSHEATYELVKTMRASIFVLGPLLSRLGKAKVSLPGGCAIGTRPIDIHLDNLEKMNVKIEMKNGFVFAETDHLKGAHVKLKFPSVGATENLMMAGVFADGQTIIENAAMEPEIDDLANFLNTLGAKVSGIGTSRIVVDGIKELSGGTYQAIGDRIEAATYIIGGLMTKSEVTVKNFNPKHLFNVLENLQGMGAKLEIGDDFVKTYPSSLKGSKVITEPFPGFPTDVQAQMVALLTVVEGNSLVTENIFENRFMHVPELTRLGASIEQLGSSVFIEGGKPLTAAPVMCTDLRASAALVLAALCAYGETKIDRVYHLQRGYEDLPEKLKKLGASVELVNE, from the coding sequence ATGGATAAGATTATAGTTAAAGGACCAGCTCGTCTTTCTGGTGAAGTTGAAATTTCACCTGCAAAGAACGCGTACCTGCCAATTTTAGCAGCAATCCTTTTAACAGATAAGAAAGTAACACTAACGAATCTTCCAAAGCTTCGTGACATCAATACAATGCTTAAGCTTCTTGAAATGATGGGAGTTGAGTGTAATCGTGATGGTAAGAATGTGACTTTCGATGCATCAACTCTAAGTTCTCACGAAGCAACTTATGAGCTTGTTAAAACAATGCGTGCATCAATCTTTGTTCTAGGACCGCTTTTATCACGTCTTGGAAAAGCAAAGGTTTCTCTTCCTGGAGGGTGCGCAATTGGGACACGTCCAATTGATATCCACCTAGATAATCTAGAGAAGATGAATGTAAAAATCGAAATGAAGAATGGTTTTGTTTTTGCTGAAACTGATCATTTAAAAGGCGCACATGTGAAACTTAAGTTTCCATCAGTCGGTGCCACTGAGAATTTAATGATGGCCGGTGTCTTTGCTGATGGTCAGACTATTATTGAAAACGCAGCGATGGAGCCAGAAATTGACGATCTTGCAAACTTCCTAAATACATTAGGTGCAAAAGTTTCAGGTATCGGTACATCTCGCATTGTTGTTGATGGAATTAAAGAATTAAGTGGTGGAACGTACCAAGCAATTGGTGATCGTATTGAAGCTGCTACTTATATTATTGGTGGCCTTATGACAAAGTCAGAGGTTACGGTAAAGAACTTTAATCCTAAGCATCTTTTTAATGTTCTTGAAAACCTTCAAGGCATGGGAGCCAAGCTTGAGATCGGTGATGACTTCGTTAAGACATACCCATCATCACTAAAAGGTTCTAAAGTAATTACAGAGCCATTTCCTGGATTCCCAACTGATGTGCAGGCACAAATGGTAGCACTTCTAACAGTTGTAGAAGGGAACTCTCTTGTAACAGAAAATATTTTTGAAAATCGTTTCATGCACGTACCAGAACTAACTCGTCTTGGTGCAAGTATTGAACAACTTGGTAGCTCTGTCTTTATTGAAGGTGGTAAACCTCTAACAGCAGCACCAGTTATGTGTACAGACCTAAGAGCGTCTGCGGCCCTTGTTCTTGCTGCTCTTTGTGCATATGGTGAAACAAAAATTGATCGTGTCTACCACTTACAACGTGGTTATGAAGATCTACCTGAAAAGCTTAAGAAACTTGGTGCAAGTGTCGAACTCGTAAACGAATAG
- the rho gene encoding transcription termination factor Rho, which yields MHLSELREMEIKELNKIAEKAKIENSAGMKKHELIFAILKAHAKEKQDIFGNGVLEILPDGFGFLRSPGYNYLPGADDIYVSPSQIRKFALKKGDSVEGQIRPPKDNERYFALLKVSTINDQTPEAHKKTVLFDNLTPLYPQKKINLEFNPSNYSTRMIDMFVPQGFGQRCLIVAPPKAGKTHLLQEVANAITENHPDSVLIVLLIDERPEEVTDMKRNVNAEVVSSTFDEPANRHVQVAEMVLEKAKRLTEAGKDVIILLDSITRLARAYNTVVPPSGKILSGGVDSNALHRPKRFFGAARNIENGGSLTIIATALVDTGSRMDEVIFEEFKGTGNSEIQLDRKLLEKRIFPALDINKSSTRKEDLLMDQLDLQRTYVLRKVLHPMSTIDAMEFMLQRITKTKTNAEFMDSMNS from the coding sequence ATGCATTTAAGTGAATTGAGAGAGATGGAAATCAAAGAGTTAAACAAGATTGCGGAAAAAGCAAAAATTGAAAACTCTGCGGGTATGAAAAAACATGAACTAATCTTTGCTATCCTAAAAGCACATGCAAAAGAGAAGCAGGACATTTTCGGAAACGGTGTTCTTGAAATTTTACCAGATGGTTTCGGTTTCTTAAGGTCTCCAGGCTATAACTACCTTCCTGGTGCCGATGATATTTATGTATCTCCAAGTCAGATTAGAAAATTCGCTCTTAAAAAGGGTGACTCTGTAGAAGGACAAATTCGTCCACCAAAAGACAACGAGAGATACTTTGCTCTTCTAAAGGTTAGCACAATCAATGACCAAACACCTGAAGCGCACAAAAAGACAGTACTATTCGATAACTTAACTCCACTATATCCACAAAAGAAAATCAACCTTGAGTTTAATCCAAGCAATTACTCAACTCGTATGATTGATATGTTCGTACCACAAGGTTTTGGTCAGCGTTGTCTAATCGTTGCACCTCCAAAAGCTGGTAAGACGCATTTACTACAAGAAGTTGCTAACGCAATTACTGAAAATCACCCAGATTCAGTTCTAATCGTTCTTCTAATCGATGAAAGACCGGAAGAAGTAACTGACATGAAGAGAAATGTTAACGCAGAAGTTGTTTCATCAACATTTGATGAGCCAGCAAACCGTCACGTTCAAGTAGCAGAGATGGTTCTTGAAAAAGCGAAGCGTTTAACTGAAGCAGGAAAAGATGTAATCATCCTTCTTGACTCAATTACTCGTCTTGCTCGTGCATATAACACTGTTGTTCCACCGTCTGGAAAGATCCTTTCTGGTGGGGTTGACTCAAATGCTCTACACAGACCAAAGAGATTCTTCGGTGCTGCTAGAAATATTGAAAATGGTGGATCACTTACAATTATCGCAACAGCTCTTGTTGATACAGGTTCAAGAATGGATGAAGTTATCTTTGAAGAATTCAAAGGTACAGGTAACTCTGAAATTCAACTTGATCGTAAGCTTCTTGAAAAGAGAATCTTCCCAGCACTTGATATCAATAAGTCATCGACTCGTAAGGAAGATCTACTTATGGATCAACTTGATCTTCAAAGAACATATGTACTTAGAAAGGTTCTACACCCAATGAGTACAATTGATGCAATGGAGTTCATGCTACAAAGAATTACGAAGACTAAAACTAATGCTGAATTCATGGATTCAATGAATAGCTAA
- the ileS gene encoding isoleucine--tRNA ligase, translating into MSQDNGQFSFVNTEHEVLKFWEENEIFQKSLEQTKEKEPYIFYDGPPFATGLPHHGHLLAGTLKDIVPRYWTMKGRYVQRRFGWDTHGLPIEQEINKKLEMTAHEALEKLGVAGYNQECRSIVDRYTTEWRKTVTRLGRWVDFDNDYKTMDPTFMESCWWVFKSLWDKNMVYKGTKVVPYSTGLGTGLSNFEAGLDYRDVQDPAVTVLFKLDDPAKAGADYVAAWTTTPWTLPSNLALCVGPDVDYVRVKDNDRGVTIIFAEARVEAFAKKRNLEVVGESFKGSELLGLTYEPLFDFFADLKAEGAFKILNDDYVTTDSGTGIVHQAPAFGEDDNRICKEAGMMAEVCPIDDAGQFTKEVSTYAGLYVKDADKEIIKELKDNTKLYDHGNLVHSYPFCYRSGTPLIYRTIPQWYVKVEEIVDKLVANNEQIHWVPGHIKAGRFGKWLENARDWAVSRTRVWGTPLPVWINDETGNMKCLGSIAELKELSGVELTDLHREYTDEVTFTIEGEAGTYKRIPDVFDCWFESGSMPYAQLHYPFENQEMFENGFPAEFIAEGLDQTRGWFYTLTILSTALFDKPAFKNVIVNGLVLAEDGKKMSKSLRNFTAPDELMEEFGSDALRLYLINSGLVKGEEQRFTDAGVKDMVRRALLPWLNSFKFFQTYASIDGWNLSEHAESGDNITDNWVISKLQTLKENIEAEMAQYQLYNVVPALFHFIEDLTNWYIRLNRSRFWGEGLTSDKKQAYTALFTTLKEVTIAMAPFAPFLSEHIFSELKKFDSSEKNLSVHLCDYPVANKELKNSILEDAVDRMQQIILLGRQKRNQVQIKVKTPLARLSVIHKDQALLDEIKKLEGYIQSELNVKTVEYTTDEDHYIKLYAKPNSPVLGKRLGKDFGKFMGIISKLGAAELNELEEKGSLELAGETFEPSDILIFREAKEGTQALSNRYISIDIDTNLSEELILEGLAREVVNRIQRTRKDSGFNVEDRIEVTFAATDLLAKAITTHTDYITKETLANSLTVSTGELEHEFKVDDENLKMTIVKA; encoded by the coding sequence ATGAGTCAGGATAACGGACAATTTTCTTTTGTTAACACAGAACATGAAGTCTTAAAATTTTGGGAAGAGAATGAAATTTTCCAAAAATCACTAGAACAAACAAAAGAGAAAGAGCCATATATTTTCTACGATGGCCCTCCATTTGCCACAGGTCTTCCTCACCACGGTCACCTACTTGCTGGAACGCTAAAAGATATCGTTCCAAGATATTGGACAATGAAAGGTCGCTACGTTCAAAGAAGATTTGGATGGGATACTCACGGTCTACCGATCGAGCAAGAAATTAATAAAAAATTAGAAATGACTGCACACGAAGCACTAGAGAAACTTGGTGTTGCTGGTTACAACCAAGAGTGTCGCTCAATTGTTGATCGCTACACAACTGAATGGCGTAAAACTGTAACACGCCTTGGACGTTGGGTAGACTTTGACAATGACTATAAGACAATGGATCCAACTTTCATGGAATCATGTTGGTGGGTTTTCAAATCTCTTTGGGATAAGAATATGGTCTACAAGGGAACAAAAGTTGTTCCTTACTCAACTGGTCTAGGAACAGGTCTATCAAACTTTGAAGCAGGTCTTGATTACCGTGACGTTCAAGATCCGGCCGTAACTGTACTTTTCAAATTAGATGATCCAGCTAAAGCAGGTGCAGATTATGTTGCCGCATGGACGACAACTCCATGGACGCTTCCATCGAACCTTGCTCTTTGTGTTGGGCCAGATGTTGATTACGTTCGTGTAAAAGATAACGACCGTGGTGTAACAATCATCTTCGCTGAAGCAAGAGTTGAAGCTTTTGCAAAGAAGCGCAACCTTGAAGTTGTTGGGGAATCATTCAAAGGAAGCGAACTTCTAGGTCTTACTTATGAGCCACTTTTTGACTTCTTCGCTGATCTCAAAGCTGAAGGTGCTTTCAAAATCTTAAATGACGACTACGTAACAACTGACAGTGGTACTGGTATTGTTCACCAAGCACCGGCATTCGGGGAAGACGATAATAGAATTTGTAAAGAAGCTGGCATGATGGCAGAAGTTTGTCCAATCGATGATGCTGGTCAATTTACAAAAGAAGTTTCAACTTATGCAGGTCTTTATGTAAAAGATGCTGATAAAGAAATCATCAAAGAACTAAAAGATAATACAAAATTATACGATCACGGAAACCTAGTGCACAGCTACCCATTCTGCTACCGCTCAGGAACTCCACTAATCTATCGTACAATCCCACAGTGGTATGTAAAAGTAGAAGAGATCGTTGATAAGCTTGTTGCAAACAACGAGCAAATCCACTGGGTACCTGGTCACATCAAAGCAGGTCGTTTTGGTAAGTGGCTAGAGAACGCTCGCGACTGGGCAGTTTCTCGCACACGTGTTTGGGGAACTCCTCTTCCAGTTTGGATCAACGACGAAACAGGAAATATGAAATGCCTTGGCTCAATTGCTGAGCTTAAAGAACTTTCAGGTGTTGAGCTAACTGACCTTCACCGTGAGTACACAGATGAAGTGACATTTACAATCGAAGGTGAAGCTGGAACTTATAAGCGTATTCCTGATGTATTCGACTGTTGGTTCGAATCAGGATCAATGCCTTACGCTCAACTTCACTACCCATTTGAAAACCAAGAAATGTTTGAAAATGGATTCCCTGCAGAGTTTATTGCTGAAGGTCTCGACCAGACACGTGGTTGGTTCTACACACTAACAATCCTTTCAACTGCGCTATTTGATAAGCCAGCTTTCAAGAACGTAATTGTTAATGGTTTAGTTCTTGCTGAAGATGGAAAGAAAATGAGTAAGTCTCTAAGAAACTTCACTGCTCCAGATGAGCTTATGGAAGAATTCGGATCAGACGCTCTAAGACTATACCTAATCAACTCAGGACTTGTGAAAGGTGAAGAACAACGCTTTACAGATGCAGGTGTTAAGGACATGGTTCGTCGTGCCCTTCTACCATGGCTAAACTCTTTCAAATTCTTCCAAACATATGCATCAATTGATGGATGGAATTTAAGTGAGCATGCTGAAAGTGGCGACAATATTACTGACAATTGGGTAATCTCAAAACTACAAACTCTTAAAGAAAATATCGAAGCTGAAATGGCACAGTACCAACTTTACAACGTTGTTCCTGCCCTATTCCACTTCATTGAAGATTTAACAAATTGGTATATTCGCCTTAACCGATCACGTTTCTGGGGCGAAGGACTAACATCAGATAAGAAACAAGCATACACTGCACTTTTCACAACACTAAAAGAAGTTACGATTGCAATGGCACCATTTGCACCATTCTTATCTGAGCATATCTTTAGTGAACTTAAGAAATTTGATTCAAGTGAAAAGAATCTTTCAGTTCACCTTTGTGACTACCCTGTTGCTAATAAAGAACTTAAAAATTCAATCCTTGAAGATGCAGTTGATAGAATGCAACAGATTATTCTTCTTGGACGTCAAAAGCGTAATCAAGTACAAATCAAGGTTAAGACTCCACTTGCTCGTCTAAGTGTAATCCACAAAGACCAAGCTTTACTTGATGAAATCAAGAAGCTTGAAGGATATATCCAGTCAGAACTTAACGTTAAAACTGTTGAGTATACTACTGATGAAGACCACTACATCAAACTATACGCTAAACCAAATTCTCCTGTTCTAGGAAAACGTCTAGGAAAAGATTTTGGTAAGTTTATGGGGATCATCTCAAAGCTTGGAGCAGCTGAGCTGAATGAGCTTGAAGAAAAAGGAAGCCTAGAACTTGCTGGAGAAACATTTGAGCCTTCAGATATCTTAATCTTCCGTGAAGCAAAAGAAGGTACTCAGGCCCTATCAAATCGTTATATCTCAATTGATATCGACACGAACCTTTCAGAAGAGCTAATCCTTGAAGGTCTTGCTCGTGAGGTTGTAAACAGAATCCAAAGAACAAGAAAAGATTCTGGTTTCAATGTTGAAGATAGAATTGAAGTAACTTTTGCAGCTACTGATCTTCTTGCAAAAGCAATCACGACTCATACTGATTACATCACAAAAGAAACTCTTGCTAACTCTCTAACTGTTAGCACAGGGGAACTTGAGCATGAGTTTAAGGTTGATGATGAAAATCTAAAAATGACAATTGTTAAAGCTTAA
- the mltG gene encoding endolytic transglycosylase MltG, giving the protein MKKNLFVFLVLAPALSICLLVAHTYYNIYHWQYNGPETEFQINSGDTFGTINYRLAQDKIIYSPRLFHRYVKFEGKLTSFKAGRYIIPKGITMDELVDLLISGKSLTVRVTIPEGYNLFQIAKVLADEKIVDENEFIKEAKDKKFVHSLGIPADRVEGYLYPDTYQFHEKMKARAIIHRMYDNFKDKTKELDFSKVRLTKHQLVTLASMVEKETGAKFERPTISGVFHNRLKKRMRLQSDPTTIYGIWESYKGNISKKHLRQKTPYNTYKISGLPVGPIANPGLEALKAALNPKKHEYIYFVSKNDGTHVFSKTYKEHSQAVDYWQKNRANRKGRSWRDLNKKQ; this is encoded by the coding sequence ATGAAGAAAAACTTATTTGTATTTTTGGTGCTAGCACCAGCATTATCGATCTGCCTTTTAGTGGCCCACACTTATTACAACATTTATCATTGGCAATACAACGGTCCAGAGACTGAATTCCAAATTAATAGTGGCGACACTTTTGGAACAATCAACTACCGTCTTGCCCAAGATAAAATTATCTACTCTCCTCGCCTCTTTCACCGCTATGTGAAATTCGAGGGTAAACTAACCAGCTTTAAGGCCGGACGCTACATCATCCCAAAAGGGATCACTATGGATGAGCTAGTAGACCTTTTAATTAGCGGAAAGAGTTTAACTGTTCGCGTGACAATTCCAGAAGGATATAACTTATTCCAAATTGCTAAAGTTCTGGCCGACGAGAAAATTGTTGATGAAAATGAATTTATCAAAGAAGCAAAAGATAAGAAATTTGTTCACTCACTAGGAATTCCAGCTGATCGAGTTGAAGGATACCTTTACCCTGATACATATCAATTTCACGAGAAGATGAAAGCACGTGCAATCATTCACCGCATGTATGACAATTTTAAAGATAAAACGAAAGAACTTGATTTTTCTAAAGTAAGACTAACAAAGCACCAACTAGTAACTCTTGCTTCAATGGTAGAAAAAGAAACTGGTGCAAAGTTTGAAAGACCAACAATTTCTGGTGTTTTTCACAATCGTTTAAAAAAGAGAATGCGTCTTCAATCAGATCCAACGACAATTTACGGGATCTGGGAGTCGTATAAAGGAAATATCAGCAAAAAGCACCTAAGACAGAAAACTCCTTATAATACTTATAAGATCTCAGGTCTTCCGGTTGGGCCAATTGCAAACCCTGGGCTAGAGGCACTTAAAGCTGCTCTAAACCCAAAGAAGCACGAATATATTTACTTTGTTTCTAAAAATGATGGAACACACGTTTTTTCAAAAACATACAAAGAACACAGCCAGGCAGTAGATTACTGGCAAAAGAACAGAGCGAACCGTAAGGGGCGTAGCTGGCGAGACTTAAATAAAAAACAATAA
- a CDS encoding FliG C-terminal domain-containing protein: MKLWSSFDQEYILKRLTELYEEGAVLKFWQNNEDMREEYTATFSSVTIEKCSIRLTKESAPFYTRIAPLSPVFFHYPAGDMIFKKDIFKLENGGLSFKTPSEVRMRDRRSVERFNYKYPDFKNISYKVEGEDETQHDIILDISLRGLAFVIDAKRKAKYEIGKSIFITSITDQELPELHEAKIASVNRYRVSGEGLQTHLLRIGVEFTQTLNSITYDSIGSLVKKRQNKLKGLDTNLFNGLNPDDYQKQLAKIHEKNPQLAINISESVEDIDRLRYMTIDMKREFFLQFSLDLMACALRMSSKELINDLLSEVTAGVREEFLMKYDQPKPASAINKAQDELRKYIHEKERSGELVLSPKSFVKYV; encoded by the coding sequence ATGAAATTATGGTCATCATTCGATCAGGAATATATCCTCAAGAGGCTTACTGAACTTTATGAGGAAGGCGCAGTTTTGAAATTTTGGCAAAACAATGAAGACATGCGCGAAGAGTACACTGCAACTTTCAGCTCAGTTACAATTGAAAAATGCTCTATCAGGCTCACAAAAGAAAGTGCTCCTTTTTATACTCGAATAGCACCTCTTTCACCTGTCTTTTTTCACTATCCTGCTGGGGATATGATTTTCAAAAAAGATATTTTCAAACTTGAAAATGGTGGTCTTTCGTTCAAGACTCCTAGTGAAGTTCGTATGCGCGATCGACGAAGTGTGGAGAGATTCAATTATAAATATCCAGACTTCAAAAATATCTCATACAAAGTTGAGGGTGAAGATGAAACTCAACATGATATTATTCTCGATATCTCTTTAAGAGGTCTTGCATTTGTTATCGATGCGAAAAGAAAAGCGAAGTACGAAATAGGAAAATCAATTTTTATTACTTCAATTACAGATCAGGAATTACCTGAGCTACACGAAGCGAAGATTGCCTCAGTTAATCGCTACCGTGTTTCAGGAGAAGGACTTCAAACTCACCTCCTACGCATTGGAGTTGAATTCACACAAACGCTAAACTCAATAACATATGATTCAATTGGCTCTCTTGTTAAAAAGAGACAAAATAAATTAAAAGGTCTTGATACAAATCTATTCAATGGCCTAAATCCTGATGATTATCAAAAGCAACTAGCTAAGATACATGAAAAGAACCCTCAACTCGCTATCAATATCTCAGAGTCAGTAGAAGATATCGATCGCCTTCGCTATATGACAATCGATATGAAGCGTGAGTTCTTTTTACAATTTAGTCTTGATCTTATGGCCTGTGCTTTAAGAATGTCGTCTAAAGAATTAATCAATGATCTTCTTTCTGAAGTTACTGCTGGTGTAAGAGAAGAATTTCTTATGAAGTATGATCAACCAAAGCCAGCTTCAGCAATCAATAAAGCACAAGACGAGTTAAGAAAGTATATTCATGAAAAGGAGCGCTCGGGCGAGCTTGTTTTAAGCCCGAAGTCATTTGTTAAGTATGTTTAG
- the ruvX gene encoding Holliday junction resolvase RuvX codes for MNEFSSYPKFEELRGLNILSIDYGEKVIGLGFFCPGREPFPIGAGRIINKGIAHFYTELEQVIDDQVVEVIVMGIPYYVDGNESEKTKEHKAIFNALVEKFPSIKFYQQDETLTTKSAKERMLNSPEYNFQFDPTKIDELSAVIILEDFIRS; via the coding sequence ATGAATGAGTTTTCTAGCTATCCAAAATTTGAAGAATTACGTGGTCTCAACATCCTTTCCATCGACTACGGTGAAAAAGTCATAGGCCTTGGCTTCTTCTGCCCAGGACGTGAGCCTTTCCCAATAGGTGCAGGACGTATCATTAATAAGGGAATTGCACATTTCTATACAGAACTTGAACAAGTGATCGATGATCAAGTGGTAGAAGTTATTGTTATGGGAATACCTTATTATGTTGATGGCAATGAGAGTGAGAAAACAAAAGAGCACAAGGCCATTTTTAACGCTTTAGTTGAGAAATTTCCTAGTATAAAGTTCTATCAACAAGATGAAACACTTACGACTAAGTCGGCAAAAGAGAGAATGCTTAACTCTCCGGAGTATAATTTTCAATTTGATCCAACAAAAATTGATGAGCTTAGTGCGGTGATCATCTTAGAAGATTTCATAAGAAGTTAA
- the prfA gene encoding peptide chain release factor 1 — MFDKLDSVVQRFEVLTEKMADPTLYDRQEEFKKISAERSNLEEVVIAYKKYKQIKEDIAEAKEMLKENDPDMKEMAKEVLDENEPLIPELEDELKILLLPKDPLDDKNVMVEIRAGAGGDEASIFSGDVLRMYQNYARSVGWKVEIDSLSENDEGIKEVIFSISGEKVYSKMKYESGVHRVQRVPKTESQGRVHTSTITVAVMPETEDLEWELDMNDVRVEVMRASGSGGQHVNTTDSAVRMTHIPTGIAVYNQDQKSQLKNKEKAKKILAARIFDKMLQEKNASEAAERKGLIGTGDRSERIRTYNYPQGRLTDHRIGLTLYSLDKIVEGDLAPVLDALIAHNQAELLKGQEE; from the coding sequence ATGTTTGATAAGCTTGATTCAGTTGTACAGCGCTTTGAAGTACTAACTGAAAAAATGGCAGACCCAACATTATATGATAGGCAAGAGGAGTTCAAAAAGATTTCAGCTGAGCGCTCAAATCTTGAAGAAGTTGTTATTGCTTACAAGAAATATAAGCAGATCAAAGAAGATATTGCGGAAGCAAAAGAGATGCTTAAGGAAAATGATCCTGATATGAAGGAGATGGCAAAAGAAGTTCTTGATGAGAACGAGCCATTAATTCCTGAACTTGAAGATGAGTTAAAGATTCTTCTTCTGCCAAAAGACCCATTAGATGATAAGAACGTTATGGTTGAAATTCGTGCCGGTGCTGGTGGGGATGAGGCTTCGATCTTCTCTGGTGATGTTCTAAGAATGTATCAAAACTACGCTCGCTCAGTTGGATGGAAAGTTGAAATTGATTCTCTTTCTGAAAACGATGAGGGGATTAAAGAAGTTATCTTCTCAATCTCTGGTGAGAAAGTTTACTCAAAAATGAAATATGAGTCTGGAGTACATAGAGTTCAACGTGTTCCAAAGACTGAGTCTCAGGGACGTGTTCACACATCAACAATCACTGTTGCAGTTATGCCAGAGACTGAAGATCTTGAGTGGGAACTTGATATGAATGATGTTCGTGTTGAAGTTATGCGCGCATCTGGTTCAGGTGGACAGCACGTTAACACGACAGACTCTGCGGTTCGTATGACTCACATTCCAACAGGAATTGCAGTTTATAACCAGGATCAAAAGTCACAGTTAAAAAATAAAGAGAAGGCGAAGAAGATTCTTGCGGCTCGTATCTTTGATAAAATGCTTCAAGAAAAAAATGCTTCTGAAGCAGCTGAGAGAAAAGGTCTAATTGGTACTGGTGATCGTTCTGAGCGTATTAGAACTTATAACTATCCACAAGGTCGTTTAACTGACCACCGTATTGGCCTGACTCTTTACTCTCTCGATAAAATCGTAGAAGGTGATTTAGCTCCAGTTCTTGATGCTCTTATTGCTCATAACCAAGCTGAACTTTTAAAGGGCCAAGAAGAGTAG
- a CDS encoding HIT domain-containing protein: MSDCLFCKILNGEIPSVKVFENENVYAFQDIQPLAKEHYLFIHRNHSKNINEMNRDDMAQVFDAIKEFSQSNELEKNGFRVVSNINQHGCQSVFHTHFHVLGGEQLKGFGS; encoded by the coding sequence ATGAGTGATTGTTTATTTTGCAAAATTCTAAATGGTGAGATTCCTTCAGTGAAGGTATTTGAAAATGAAAATGTTTATGCATTTCAAGATATTCAACCGCTAGCAAAAGAGCACTACTTATTTATTCACCGCAATCACTCTAAGAATATTAATGAGATGAACCGCGATGATATGGCCCAAGTTTTTGATGCCATCAAAGAATTCTCTCAATCAAATGAGCTTGAAAAGAATGGCTTCCGCGTAGTCTCAAATATCAACCAACATGGCTGTCAAAGTGTATTCCATACGCATTTTCACGTACTTGGCGGGGAACAGCTTAAAGGTTTTGGGTCTTAA
- a CDS encoding HemK/PrmC family methyltransferase, which produces MSFTTLGDYISSFFNENKKFLEANYPGITISRLKGELKDFCRILESQFDDIYISENKGVIEQFLKKVRQGIPLEYISNRAFFYRSSFYINENVLIPRSETEIMVEWTSEYIKKNKLNDISIADIGTGSGAIALSLAGEIGEIEARIVASDISPKALEVARANKFFHRYRYPKTVKIVFEESDLLTNLNENFDIIISNPPYIKESADLSEVHGQVHRFEPHLALYLKDEDYDNWFKNFFQQVEEKLKAGGLFIMEGSELHLEHLKDILSEYEFTNLELIKDYTDRYRFLKGIKNG; this is translated from the coding sequence ATGAGTTTTACAACTCTCGGTGACTACATTAGCTCGTTCTTTAATGAGAATAAAAAATTCTTAGAGGCAAATTACCCTGGAATTACAATTTCTCGCTTAAAGGGTGAGCTAAAAGATTTCTGTCGCATCCTTGAATCTCAATTCGATGACATTTATATTTCTGAAAATAAAGGTGTCATCGAGCAATTCTTAAAAAAAGTCAGGCAGGGGATTCCCCTCGAATATATTAGTAATCGTGCATTCTTTTATCGTTCTTCATTTTACATAAATGAGAATGTTCTTATTCCACGTAGTGAAACTGAAATCATGGTGGAGTGGACTTCTGAATATATTAAAAAAAATAAGCTAAATGATATTTCAATTGCTGATATCGGCACGGGAAGTGGCGCTATTGCCTTAAGTTTAGCAGGTGAGATTGGTGAAATAGAAGCGCGTATTGTGGCCAGTGACATTAGTCCAAAGGCCCTTGAAGTTGCTCGTGCCAATAAATTCTTTCACCGTTACCGTTATCCAAAGACTGTGAAAATAGTCTTTGAAGAGTCTGATTTATTAACTAACCTCAATGAAAATTTTGATATCATCATTAGTAACCCTCCATATATAAAGGAGAGTGCTGACTTAAGTGAAGTGCATGGACAGGTTCATCGTTTTGAGCCACATCTGGCCCTTTACTTAAAAGATGAAGATTACGATAATTGGTTTAAAAATTTCTTCCAACAGGTGGAGGAAAAGCTGAAAGCAGGTGGACTGTTCATAATGGAAGGTAGTGAATTGCATTTAGAACACTTAAAAGATATTTTGAGTGAATATGAATTTACTAATCTCGAGTTGATTAAGGACTACACAGACCGCTACCGTTTTCTAAAAGGAATTAAAAATGGATAA